In Necator americanus strain Aroian chromosome IV, whole genome shotgun sequence, the following proteins share a genomic window:
- a CDS encoding hypothetical protein (NECATOR_CHRIV.G16109.T1): MEGTVAKKPRVWNPAVDTDVVKDKIAAEPHQSANASIDFARAPNPAIPLLIQNYFHLARVQQQRVVEEAMRRGLMQPFPLPTMPPMSSRHPTVSGMLPPSHAMGPLLPSSTIPPTPPNCTVNPLVQSALGVTVASENCCAVCGAAFRLTADLVQHMRNNHRRTRFKRKNEKSFV, from the exons ATGGAAGGTACGGTGGCGAAAAAACCGCGAGTTTGGAATCCAGCAGTTGACACCGACGTCGTGAAGGATAAAATAGCTGCCGAACCGCACCAGTCAGCGAACGCGTCAATCGACTTTGCACGGGCCCCTAATCCAGCAATTCCACTTCTAATTCAG AACTACTTCCACCTAGCTCGAGTTCAACAACAGCGAGTTGTCGAAGAGGCAATGCGGCGAGGTCTTATGCAACCATTTCCGCTCCCAACAATGCCGCCAATGTCTTCAAGGCACCCTACGGTCTCAGGAATGCTTCCTCCTTCACACGCTATGG GACCACTTCTTCCCTCCTCCACAATTCCACCTACGCCACCGAATTGCACCGTGAACCCGTTGGTGCAATCCGCATTGGGTGTAACTGTCGCCAGCGAGAACTGTTGCGCTGTTTGTGGTGCAGCGTTCCGACTTACGGCCGACCTCGTTCAGCACATGCGAAATAATCATCGAAGAACGCGATTCAAGAGGAAGAACGAGAAATCTTTTGTGTAA